A genomic stretch from Falco naumanni isolate bFalNau1 chromosome 4, bFalNau1.pat, whole genome shotgun sequence includes:
- the GJC2 gene encoding gap junction gamma-2 protein, with protein MTNMSWSFLTRLLEEIHNHSTFVGKVWLTVLIVFRIVLTAVGGESIYSDEQSKFTCNTKQPGCDNVCYDAFAPLSHVRFWVFQIIMISTPSVMYLGYAIHRIARSAEEEKKFKGFKKKKQFALNWQAVRNMEDPMEADEEEPMISDDTAEQEKAKAKPKSKEPQKHDGRRRIQQEGLMKIYVFQLLTRASFEICFLIGQYLLYGFEVEAYYVCNRVPCPHTVDCFVSRPTEKTIFLLVMYVVSCLCLLLNMCEMFHLGFGTIRDAIRSRKINSFRQPPYNYAYPKNISCPPEYNLVVKSEKSTKIPNSLMAHEQNLANVAQEQQCTSPDENLPADLSTLHKHLRVAQEQLDIAFQSYGSTQGNTQPSRTSSPASGGTMVEQNRANTAQEKQGAKPKTCLEKGSSSSKDGKTSVWI; from the coding sequence ATGACCAACATGAGCTGGAGCTTTCTAACCCGCCTGCTAGAAGAGATTCACAATCACTCCACCTTCGTGGGGAAGGTCTGGCTCACCGTGCTCATCGTCTTCCGCATTGTCTTGACAGCGGTGGGGGGAGAGTCCATCTACTCTGATGAGCAGAGCAAGTTCACCTGTAACACCAAGCAGCCTGGCTGCGACAACGTCTGTTACGATGCCTTTGCGCCGCTGTCACACGTTAGGTTCTGGGTCTTCCAGATCATCATGATATCCACCCCTTCAGTCATGTACCTGGGCTATGCCATCCACAGGATCGCCCGGTCAGCGGAGGAGGAGAAGAAGTTCAAGGGATTCAAGAAGAAGAAGCAGTTTGCTTTGAACTGGCAGGCAGTGCGCAACATGGAGGACCCGATGGAGGCTGACGAAGAGGAGCCCATGATCTCTGACGACACAGCAGAACAGGAGAAAGCCAAAGCCAAGCCCAAGAGCAAAGAGCCACAAAAGCATGATGGGAGGAGGCGCATCCAGCAAGAAGGACTGATGAAAATCTACGTCTTCCAGCTACTTACCAGAGCTTCgtttgaaatttgctttttgatAGGGCAGTATTTACTCTACGGTTTTGAGGTAGAAGCCTATTATGTCTGCAACAGAGTCCCCTGCCCTCACACTGTGGACTGCTTTGTGTCCCGGCCAACCGAGAAGACCATCTTTCTCCTGGTGATGTACGTTGTGAGCTGCCTGTGCTTATTGCTGAACATGTGTGAGATGTTTCACCTGGGGTTTGGGACCATCCGAGATGCCATTCGCAGCCGGAAAATCAACAGCTTTAGGCAGCCTCCCTACAATTATGCCTACCCAAAGAACATCTCCTGCCCTCCTGAGTACAACCTGGTAGTGAAATCGGAGAAGTCCACCAAGATCCCCAACAGCTTGATGGCTCACGAGCAGAACCTGGCTAACGTtgctcaggagcagcagtgcaCCAGCCCGGATGAGAACCTCCCGGCAGATTTGTCCACACTTCACAAACACTTGCGAGTGGCCCAGGAGCAGTTAGACATAGCGTTTCAGAGCTATGGCAGCACCCAGGGCAACACGCAACCTTCTCGAACCAGCAGTCCCGCCTCAGGTGGCACGATGGTAGAGCAGAACAGGGCCAACACCGCCCAGGAGAAACAAGGTGCTAAACCCAAGACCTGCTTAGAGAAAGGGAGCTCAAGCAGTAAAGATGGAAAGACGTCTGTATGGATATAG